From one Microcoleus sp. FACHB-831 genomic stretch:
- a CDS encoding RNA ligase family protein — translation MDKQQGSLPEWTHISYEKIPENDNSWNLTPSDYRAFKKTDWVVTEKIHGANFCITTDGSDVRFSKRKEFLQPDEDFFGYHSIQPKLANQVKEIFTLIQAERPRTFKVSVYGELFGGEYPHPDVAAVPNVQAIQTGVYYSPTIEFCAFDIAFEENGNPIKRDYIDYDKALKLFQQVGMLRAEPLFIGKYEQAIAQPIDFDSTIPALLGLPQLPSSNKAEGVVIKPVKSIYLDTPKGRIRPILKRKIAEFAEDNRFHQATKWDNQKAYSNEDWLTQAMLALVTENRLLNVISKIGRVSAKDQKMRQYLTELLVNDVLETFNEAYQSIFSALPSASQQTMLQQLKQESQNLVDNYFKK, via the coding sequence ATGGATAAACAACAAGGAAGCTTACCAGAGTGGACGCATATCAGCTATGAAAAAATACCCGAAAACGACAATAGCTGGAATCTCACCCCCTCAGATTATCGCGCTTTCAAGAAAACTGACTGGGTGGTGACAGAAAAAATTCATGGAGCAAATTTTTGTATAACAACAGATGGCTCAGACGTTCGTTTTTCTAAAAGAAAAGAGTTCTTGCAGCCAGACGAAGACTTTTTTGGATATCACTCCATTCAACCTAAATTAGCTAATCAAGTCAAAGAAATATTTACCCTTATCCAGGCTGAACGTCCTCGCACGTTCAAAGTTTCTGTATATGGTGAATTGTTTGGTGGAGAATATCCTCATCCTGATGTAGCTGCTGTTCCTAACGTCCAGGCTATCCAAACAGGCGTTTATTATTCACCTACAATCGAATTCTGTGCTTTTGATATTGCTTTTGAAGAAAATGGCAATCCTATCAAACGAGATTATATAGATTATGACAAAGCGCTAAAGCTATTTCAGCAAGTAGGTATGCTGCGTGCAGAACCATTATTTATCGGTAAATATGAACAAGCGATCGCGCAACCTATAGACTTTGATTCTACTATCCCCGCTTTGTTAGGATTACCGCAATTGCCATCTAGCAATAAAGCTGAAGGCGTTGTCATTAAACCTGTTAAATCCATCTACCTAGATACTCCAAAGGGAAGGATCAGACCGATTCTAAAGAGAAAAATAGCAGAGTTTGCCGAAGATAACCGATTTCATCAAGCTACAAAATGGGATAACCAAAAAGCTTATAGTAATGAAGACTGGTTAACTCAAGCAATGCTGGCGCTTGTCACAGAAAATAGGTTGCTCAATGTCATCTCGAAAATAGGCCGAGTTTCTGCTAAAGACCAAAAAATGAGACAGTACCTTACAGAGTTATTGGTGAATGATGTATTAGAAACATTCAATGAAGCTTATCAAAGCATTTTCAGCGCCTTACCAAGTGCAAGTCAACAAACTATGCTCCAACAACTAAAACAGGAGTCGCAAAATTTAGTTGACAATTACTTTAAGAAATAA
- a CDS encoding serine/threonine-protein kinase — MSNFPDFSPHGYEVESELGNNRSGGRVTYLATSARDKQKVVIKQFQFAQSGASWSEYDAYEREIQVLRSLHHPSIPQYLDSFQTNAGFCMVQEYKPAPSLRETTRLTPNEVKQLAISILDILVYLQSQITPVIHRDIKPENILVARQQPMQVYLVDFGFARMGGGEVAVSSVVKGTLGFMPPEQMFNRQLTQASDLYSLGATLICLLTGTPSAEIGNLVDSNCRINFKSLVSQLNPRFIEWLQKMVAPNLKDRYSNAAEALKALNQIDIYATIPKRWIPVSAALATTIGLVGLGAGLMLRDEVGNISEPASNTAQSTLEPGYKVRFTTELNNKYKPTKNLPEISMAQKRVYFYVGFDLLPDKEYDASCQIIDGVGDIVYAGHSTLVAEGNSLETWCSHDFKTQVDKPGQWIFEYYLDGQKVVNSNLTVSP; from the coding sequence ATGAGCAACTTCCCAGATTTCTCCCCTCATGGCTATGAAGTTGAAAGCGAACTAGGTAACAATCGCTCTGGGGGTCGCGTGACCTACCTAGCAACATCTGCCAGGGATAAACAAAAAGTTGTAATTAAGCAGTTTCAGTTTGCTCAGTCGGGGGCTAGCTGGTCTGAGTATGATGCTTATGAGCGAGAAATTCAAGTGCTGCGATCGCTCCATCACCCCAGTATTCCTCAATACCTCGATTCCTTCCAAACGAATGCTGGTTTCTGCATGGTGCAGGAATACAAACCCGCACCCTCATTGAGAGAAACAACTCGCTTAACTCCTAATGAAGTTAAACAATTAGCAATATCAATTTTAGATATTTTAGTCTATCTGCAAAGTCAGATTACGCCAGTTATCCACCGCGATATTAAACCAGAAAATATCCTCGTGGCGCGTCAACAGCCAATGCAAGTTTACCTAGTCGATTTCGGCTTTGCCCGCATGGGAGGCGGCGAGGTTGCTGTTAGTAGCGTCGTCAAAGGTACGTTAGGGTTTATGCCTCCAGAGCAGATGTTTAACCGCCAGCTAACGCAAGCCTCTGACCTTTATAGTTTAGGCGCAACGCTGATATGTTTGCTAACTGGTACGCCATCAGCAGAAATAGGTAACTTAGTCGATAGTAATTGTCGTATTAACTTCAAGTCGCTAGTATCCCAACTGAATCCGCGCTTTATTGAGTGGCTGCAAAAAATGGTTGCACCAAACCTAAAAGACCGTTATTCTAATGCAGCAGAAGCCTTGAAAGCACTCAATCAGATTGATATTTATGCGACGATACCTAAACGCTGGATTCCAGTTAGTGCCGCACTTGCTACCACCATTGGTTTAGTGGGATTGGGTGCTGGTTTAATGCTTAGAGATGAGGTAGGAAATATAAGCGAACCAGCTAGTAATACAGCCCAATCAACATTAGAACCAGGTTATAAGGTCAGATTTACAACCGAGTTAAATAACAAATACAAACCGACTAAAAATCTCCCAGAAATCTCAATGGCTCAAAAGCGCGTCTATTTTTATGTGGGCTTCGATTTGTTGCCCGATAAAGAATATGACGCCTCGTGTCAAATAATCGATGGGGTAGGAGATATTGTCTATGCAGGTCACTCGACTCTTGTAGCAGAAGGAAATAGTTTGGAAACTTGGTGTTCTCATGATTTTAAGACACAAGTTGATAAGCCTGGTCAGTGGATATTTGAATATTATTTGGATGGGCAAAAAGTGGTAAACAGTAATCTTACGGTCTCACCATAA
- a CDS encoding sugar phosphate isomerase/epimerase, with the protein MSERLELANRENLALEVANKGNFEVELYRHCRISALQAYAMHEFHPIHRDRDRREEAFRHVKETLEIAAILNVPRIVTVCGFGYDLVDSPFERCLEFFASLAIAAKALGVRIMIEPLSPKRAGALTHPDDIARMVEILDDPSVFSIMLDTGHLLDSGIELDSFFRSWNRPIEELQLKGLLSAPPPISMPVETWLECLPQLP; encoded by the coding sequence TTGTCAGAGAGGCTTGAGTTAGCTAATAGGGAAAACCTTGCTTTAGAAGTAGCTAACAAGGGTAACTTTGAAGTTGAATTATATCGACACTGTAGGATTAGTGCATTGCAAGCTTACGCAATGCATGAGTTTCACCCGATACACCGCGATCGCGATCGCCGAGAAGAAGCTTTTCGTCACGTTAAAGAAACTCTTGAAATTGCAGCCATTTTAAACGTACCTCGCATCGTCACTGTATGCGGATTTGGTTACGATTTAGTAGATAGTCCGTTTGAGCGTTGTTTGGAGTTTTTCGCCTCCCTAGCGATCGCCGCAAAAGCATTAGGCGTTCGCATTATGATAGAGCCTTTGAGTCCCAAAAGAGCAGGCGCACTTACTCATCCAGATGATATTGCTCGTATGGTTGAAATCCTAGACGATCCTAGTGTTTTTTCTATTATGCTCGATACAGGGCATCTACTTGATTCTGGTATTGAATTAGACTCGTTCTTTCGTAGTTGGAATCGCCCGATTGAAGAACTACAACTTAAAGGATTGCTGTCAGCACCTCCACCTATTTCAATGCCAGTAGAAACATGGCTGGAATGTCTTCCACAACTGCCATAA
- the pyk gene encoding pyruvate kinase: MQLRNSLRRTKIVATIGPATSSPEVLRELIEAGATTLRLNFSHGTHDDHQRSIRLIRQTAFELNQPVGILQDLQGPKIRLGKFENGSIVVNKGDRFTLTSHQVPGCQEISSVTYDPLADEVPPGATILLDDGKVEMIVEEVDRVSRELRCRVVVGGPLSNNKGVNFPGVYLSIKALTDKDRKDLMFGLDQGVDWVALSFVRNPQDMLEIKELIANAGKQVPVIAKIEKHEAIEQMEAILSLCDGVMVARGDLGVELPAEDVPILQKRLIATANRLGIPIITATQMLDSMVSNPRPTRAEISDVANAILDGTDAVMLSNETAVGKYPVEAVATMARIAVRIEKEKAMRQMEDTKRSIPNAISQAVGQIAEQLQAAAIMSLTKSGATARNVSKFRPKTPILAVTPHVDVARQLQMVWGVKPLLVLDLPSTGQTSQAAINVALENQLLCEGDLVVLTAGTLQGVSGSTDLIKVEVVTAILGKGIGIGQGSVSGLARVARNARDVGNFNHGEILVASSTSAEFVEVIRKAAGIITEEESLTSHAAVIGLRLGVPVIVGVKDATKVIRDGAILTLDTQRGLIFSGALGG, translated from the coding sequence ATGCAACTGCGAAATTCCCTGCGCCGGACAAAGATTGTAGCTACGATTGGCCCCGCTACCAGTAGCCCAGAAGTTCTCCGTGAATTGATTGAAGCGGGTGCGACAACTCTGCGCCTCAATTTTTCTCACGGAACCCATGATGACCATCAGCGTAGTATTCGCCTAATTCGGCAAACAGCTTTTGAACTGAATCAGCCAGTGGGCATTTTGCAAGATTTGCAAGGCCCAAAAATTCGGCTGGGAAAGTTTGAGAATGGTTCTATAGTGGTGAATAAGGGCGATCGCTTCACTTTAACCAGCCACCAAGTCCCCGGCTGTCAAGAAATTAGTTCTGTCACTTACGATCCTCTGGCTGATGAAGTCCCTCCTGGAGCCACTATTCTCCTCGACGATGGCAAAGTGGAAATGATTGTCGAGGAAGTTGACCGAGTTTCAAGAGAATTGCGCTGTCGCGTTGTTGTGGGCGGGCCACTTTCTAATAACAAAGGCGTTAATTTCCCCGGCGTCTACCTCTCCATCAAGGCGCTAACTGACAAAGACCGCAAAGACTTGATGTTTGGTCTTGACCAAGGCGTTGACTGGGTGGCTCTTAGTTTCGTTCGCAACCCCCAGGATATGCTGGAAATTAAAGAGCTAATTGCTAATGCTGGCAAGCAAGTCCCGGTAATTGCCAAGATTGAAAAGCACGAAGCCATCGAACAAATGGAGGCAATCCTCAGCCTGTGCGATGGTGTCATGGTGGCGCGTGGTGACTTGGGTGTTGAATTGCCAGCAGAGGATGTTCCCATCCTACAAAAGCGGCTTATCGCTACGGCTAACCGTCTGGGCATTCCAATCATCACGGCAACTCAGATGTTGGACAGCATGGTGAGCAATCCCCGACCAACTAGAGCCGAAATTTCTGATGTTGCCAATGCCATTCTCGATGGTACGGATGCGGTGATGCTCTCTAATGAAACAGCGGTGGGCAAATACCCAGTCGAAGCTGTGGCGACGATGGCGCGAATCGCTGTGCGGATTGAGAAAGAAAAAGCGATGCGTCAGATGGAAGACACCAAACGGTCTATCCCTAATGCGATTAGTCAGGCGGTTGGGCAAATTGCCGAGCAGCTACAGGCAGCGGCAATTATGTCTTTAACGAAAAGTGGTGCAACTGCCCGTAACGTGTCCAAGTTTCGCCCAAAAACGCCTATTTTGGCAGTAACACCTCATGTGGACGTGGCACGGCAGCTACAGATGGTGTGGGGAGTGAAGCCGTTGTTGGTGTTGGATTTGCCCTCAACTGGTCAAACTTCCCAGGCGGCAATTAATGTGGCGCTGGAGAATCAGTTGCTGTGCGAAGGGGATTTGGTGGTATTGACTGCTGGTACTCTCCAAGGCGTTTCTGGCTCAACTGACCTGATTAAGGTCGAGGTGGTGACAGCGATTCTGGGTAAGGGGATTGGCATTGGTCAGGGTTCGGTAAGCGGTCTAGCGCGGGTTGCTCGCAACGCCAGAGATGTAGGGAACTTCAATCATGGAGAGATTCTGGTAGCTTCCTCTACCAGCGCCGAGTTTGTGGAGGTAATTCGCAAGGCTGCTGGAATTATTACCGAAGAAGAGAGTTTGACGAGTCACGCGGCGGTGATTGGTTTGCGTCTGGGTGTCCCTGTGATTGTCGGGGTGAAGGATGCAACTAAGGTAATTCGGGATGGGGCAATTTTGACGTTAGATACTCAGCGGGGTTTGATTTTCTCGGGTGCGCTGGGAGGTTAA
- a CDS encoding pentapeptide repeat-containing protein — MVKKFVDIRRLRKIRTEALPRYSRSQAPAWERVAWRLCLPSAESIFLCLVPCVAIAMGFTSSATAANPKDVEKLLTTKACPKCDLKDAQLAGSQLEGANLEGANLEGADLTSANLTRANLTSANLTGVKLLVANLEKATLKEAKLFAIQRRIDNKKTESVPADLRDANLKGADLFGANLNSALISGANLREAQLRYAQLTYADLAKAKLTNANLSGANLTGAILIEAELKIANLNGANLSSARLNSATLDNAKLVSANLTSADLSKAYVGAADLNGAILIGAKLVGTTLADTNLQSADLSGADLTDAILKGAGFNRANLSGANLTRADLTNAKLSLVNLKGADLTGANLNFAYLHTANLETANLSGVDLREAQMREANLTGTTLIGANLSGANLISAKLTGANLTYTNFSTADLRLANFGGANLSYANLNQANLGEANFADAKLTGANLKEAKLTGAIGLNR; from the coding sequence GTGGTTAAAAAATTCGTGGATATTAGAAGGTTAAGGAAAATTAGAACCGAGGCTCTGCCTCGATATTCTCGTTCCCAGGCTCCAGCCTGGGAACGAGTAGCCTGGAGGCTCTGCCTTCCTAGCGCCGAGAGTATCTTTCTTTGCCTCGTTCCGTGTGTGGCGATCGCAATGGGTTTTACTTCTTCAGCAACAGCGGCGAATCCCAAAGACGTTGAAAAGTTGCTGACAACAAAAGCCTGTCCCAAGTGCGACTTGAAGGATGCTCAACTGGCTGGTTCTCAACTTGAGGGTGCAAACCTCGAAGGTGCAAACCTTGAAGGTGCCGACCTCACCAGTGCTAACCTCACCCGCGCCAACCTTACAAGTGCCAACCTGACTGGCGTCAAGTTACTTGTTGCCAACTTGGAAAAAGCCACCTTGAAAGAGGCAAAATTGTTTGCAATACAGCGCCGTATTGACAACAAAAAGACTGAAAGCGTGCCCGCAGATTTGCGGGATGCCAACCTCAAAGGTGCCGATTTATTTGGCGCTAACTTAAATAGCGCTTTAATTAGCGGTGCCAATTTGAGAGAGGCGCAACTGCGTTATGCTCAGCTCACTTATGCAGATTTGGCAAAGGCTAAACTGACTAATGCTAACCTTAGTGGTGCTAATCTAACAGGGGCAATCCTGATAGAAGCTGAACTTAAGATAGCGAACTTGAACGGCGCAAACCTTAGTTCGGCAAGGCTCAATAGTGCCACGTTGGATAATGCCAAGCTAGTTAGTGCCAACTTGACCAGTGCAGATTTGAGTAAGGCTTATGTAGGCGCTGCTGATTTGAATGGTGCGATTCTAATCGGGGCAAAGCTTGTGGGGACAACACTGGCAGATACTAACCTGCAAAGTGCTGACTTAAGCGGTGCTGACCTGACTGACGCTATTTTAAAAGGGGCAGGTTTCAATCGTGCCAATCTCAGCGGTGCAAACCTGACGAGGGCTGACCTAACGAATGCCAAACTGTCGCTTGTCAACCTGAAGGGCGCTGACCTAACGGGTGCTAATCTGAATTTTGCTTACCTGCACACGGCCAATTTAGAGACGGCCAACCTCAGCGGTGTGGATTTGCGCGAGGCTCAGATGCGGGAAGCTAATTTAACGGGTACTACCTTGATAGGTGCTAACCTTTCAGGTGCTAATCTTATTAGTGCCAAATTGACTGGTGCTAACTTGACTTACACTAACTTCAGCACGGCTGACTTGAGGCTGGCTAATTTTGGTGGGGCTAACCTGAGTTATGCCAATTTGAATCAGGCAAATTTGGGTGAGGCAAATTTTGCTGATGCCAAACTTACTGGTGCCAACTTGAAGGAGGCCAAGCTGACTGGTGCAATTGGTCTGAATAGATAA
- a CDS encoding chromophore lyase CpcT/CpeT, with amino-acid sequence MNNRSIGSCVAIALVFSSNTAAYSSEQPSKTQTAIPPMQQQVGEVVSHLVGMMSTYAQARANPKAPDVTMRTCKIAVENTEALKNNSQAVFLYQEQAMSNNLAKPYRQRFLRIAPTADNQSIESQSFKPPTPEAWIGLCSQPEAKRVVKLNNIGSAKCSVFLKREGENYIGETPAEGCPSDYKGAVKVTNKIVLHKTGMDTLDRAFDAAGNQVWGSKGEPYQFRWINFDFSW; translated from the coding sequence GTGAATAATAGAAGTATTGGAAGTTGCGTAGCGATCGCTCTTGTTTTCTCCTCAAACACTGCGGCTTATTCCTCGGAGCAACCATCGAAAACCCAGACAGCAATTCCGCCAATGCAGCAGCAAGTTGGAGAGGTAGTATCGCATTTAGTAGGAATGATGAGTACCTACGCACAAGCGCGAGCTAACCCTAAAGCGCCTGATGTTACAATGAGAACTTGCAAGATCGCGGTAGAGAATACTGAGGCGTTGAAAAATAATTCCCAAGCAGTTTTTCTCTATCAAGAACAAGCCATGTCTAACAATCTTGCTAAACCCTATCGGCAAAGATTTTTGCGGATTGCTCCCACAGCCGATAACCAAAGTATAGAATCCCAATCATTTAAACCTCCAACTCCAGAAGCTTGGATTGGGTTGTGCAGCCAGCCAGAAGCTAAGCGTGTTGTCAAATTAAATAACATTGGATCGGCAAAATGCAGCGTATTCTTAAAGCGCGAAGGTGAAAATTACATTGGCGAGACTCCAGCCGAGGGTTGTCCGAGTGACTACAAAGGCGCTGTTAAAGTAACAAATAAAATTGTCTTGCATAAAACAGGCATGGACACTTTAGATCGTGCTTTTGATGCTGCTGGAAATCAAGTTTGGGGTTCAAAAGGCGAGCCTTATCAGTTTCGCTGGATTAACTTTGACTTCAGTTGGTGA
- a CDS encoding type IV pilin-like G/H family protein, which translates to MTHPHKVNYKFNKLGGLGFISWIVIVFLTLGIVAIAQTKFSPRRALQPQALTDIASITRAQQAYFLEQDTFADSIEKLGLAIKTDTETYRYRISPPPITGPFQSRNGKVFSEPLTLNKSVMITAQAINPAMKSYTSAVFVTKLKGEKNPVAVICETESPSRIPPAMPIFTQDKFGQVQSNCLKGSRKLR; encoded by the coding sequence ATGACACACCCACACAAAGTTAATTATAAATTTAATAAATTGGGGGGTTTAGGTTTTATAAGTTGGATCGTTATCGTTTTTTTGACTTTGGGTATAGTTGCGATCGCTCAAACAAAATTTTCCCCCAGAAGGGCACTGCAACCGCAAGCGTTAACTGATATTGCCTCAATTACTCGTGCCCAACAAGCCTACTTTTTAGAGCAAGATACTTTTGCTGATTCTATTGAAAAGTTGGGTTTAGCCATTAAAACAGATACAGAAACTTATCGCTACCGGATTTCGCCGCCACCTATTACGGGGCCATTCCAGAGTAGAAATGGAAAAGTTTTTTCAGAACCCTTAACCTTAAACAAAAGCGTGATGATTACCGCTCAAGCTATTAATCCTGCCATGAAAAGCTATACTAGCGCGGTATTTGTAACTAAATTAAAGGGTGAAAAAAATCCAGTTGCAGTGATTTGCGAAACCGAATCCCCCTCCCGCATACCGCCAGCAATGCCAATTTTTACCCAAGATAAATTTGGTCAAGTTCAGTCTAACTGTCTAAAAGGTTCCCGTAAATTGAGATAG
- a CDS encoding sorbosone dehydrogenase family protein, with product MKPLQFLLLLLLITTTAACDSTRASSENQPADAATQPKQQTKNVIKTQPLTPQPIRISLNNLPKPYASDSASKSPDVVSIPQNPTLRVPAGFTVTVFAENLNKPRWLALTPAGDVLVTETPQNRITLLRDTNGDGVADVRKAFATSQNGVNIPFGMAFADGAFFVANTGEVLRFPYTKGQQQITGSGKKIATLTPGGYNQHWTRNVVASPDGKKLYVSIGSRSNVDEEPLPRASVQVMNPDGSNQQTFAYGLRNPVGLDFHPTTGELYATVNERDGIGDDLVPDYFTRIKQGEFYGWPYAYLAPNLIEPRQTSNGKSKRPDLVAKTKTPDVLFQAHSAALGLQFYDGKTFPEKYRNGAFAAFRGSWNRNQGTGYKVVFVPFTNGRPQGYYEDFLTGFLLNPAGPTTWGRPVGLLVLPDGSLLVTEEANNRIYRIQYRG from the coding sequence ATGAAACCCCTGCAATTCTTACTGTTGCTTCTCCTAATTACCACAACAGCAGCGTGTGACTCAACTCGCGCCTCAAGCGAAAATCAACCCGCCGACGCAGCAACTCAACCCAAACAACAGACTAAAAATGTAATAAAAACTCAGCCACTCACACCCCAACCCATCCGCATCAGCCTTAACAACCTACCCAAACCCTACGCCAGCGATAGCGCCTCCAAATCTCCTGACGTAGTATCCATTCCGCAAAACCCCACACTGCGAGTCCCCGCTGGCTTCACTGTCACCGTCTTTGCTGAAAATCTCAACAAACCCCGCTGGCTGGCTCTCACACCAGCGGGAGACGTGCTAGTTACCGAAACGCCCCAAAACCGCATCACGTTGCTCCGAGACACTAACGGCGATGGCGTCGCTGATGTCCGCAAAGCTTTCGCAACTTCCCAAAACGGGGTAAATATCCCCTTTGGCATGGCTTTTGCAGACGGCGCCTTCTTCGTTGCCAACACTGGCGAAGTCCTGCGTTTTCCCTACACCAAAGGCCAACAGCAAATAACTGGAAGTGGCAAAAAAATCGCTACCCTAACCCCCGGCGGCTACAACCAGCACTGGACGCGCAACGTCGTAGCCTCACCAGATGGGAAAAAGCTCTACGTCTCCATTGGCTCGCGCTCCAACGTCGATGAAGAACCGCTACCACGCGCCTCAGTCCAGGTAATGAATCCAGACGGTTCCAATCAGCAGACCTTTGCATACGGCTTGCGTAACCCAGTTGGACTCGACTTTCACCCCACAACGGGAGAACTGTACGCAACAGTCAACGAACGGGATGGAATCGGCGACGATTTAGTGCCAGATTATTTTACTCGCATCAAGCAGGGAGAATTTTACGGCTGGCCTTATGCATACTTGGCACCAAATCTCATCGAACCGCGTCAAACGAGCAATGGAAAGAGCAAACGTCCCGACTTGGTAGCGAAGACAAAGACGCCTGATGTCCTCTTCCAAGCGCACTCAGCGGCTCTGGGATTGCAGTTCTACGACGGCAAGACATTTCCAGAAAAATATCGCAACGGTGCATTTGCAGCCTTTCGCGGCTCTTGGAACCGCAACCAAGGTACGGGTTACAAAGTAGTTTTTGTTCCCTTCACTAACGGGCGTCCCCAAGGGTATTATGAAGACTTCCTCACTGGTTTTTTGCTCAACCCAGCGGGTCCAACGACTTGGGGGCGTCCGGTGGGTTTACTCGTCCTTCCTGACGGGAGTTTGCTGGTGACAGAAGAAGCCAATAACCGAATTTACCGCATTCAATATCGTGGTTAA